A part of Arthrobacter dokdonellae genomic DNA contains:
- a CDS encoding thiolase family protein, whose protein sequence is MRSGSTEVDTADAAEPVVGPDDARTPVIIAARRLATAKAGGAYRKLRVHELAAPVLRAVLDDSGVPAADVDDVILGNATGGGGNMARLAALTVGLPDAVPGLTVDRQCASGLEAVVLACRLIQAGAGELYLAGGAESISTAPARAHRLDGGGLEFYDRAQFAPLASGDPDAGVAAENVAARFGISRERQDAYALGSHRRACAAADNGVFDREMVPLAGLSADQGPRRTLTPRLMARFPAAFVDGGTVTAGNSCPYSDGAAAVVVTTLAKARRLAAHGLVFRGSAAAGTGPSLMGVGAAHSTLALLQSLGTGPAGLARGLLEFNEAFASQVLACAGLLGIDPAAFNRDGGALALGHPYGASGAVLVTRLFAQSLARGESGLGGVAMVSAAGGMGVSAAFEWRAFRDPHGGGDPAWTVRPAR, encoded by the coding sequence GTGCGCAGCGGATCCACTGAGGTCGACACCGCCGACGCGGCCGAACCAGTCGTCGGGCCCGACGACGCCCGCACGCCGGTCATCATCGCCGCCCGCCGGCTGGCAACAGCGAAGGCGGGCGGCGCCTACCGCAAGCTGCGCGTCCACGAGCTGGCGGCACCGGTGCTCCGGGCGGTCCTGGACGATTCCGGGGTGCCCGCGGCCGACGTCGACGACGTCATCCTGGGCAACGCCACCGGCGGCGGGGGCAACATGGCGCGGCTGGCTGCGTTGACGGTGGGGCTCCCGGACGCCGTGCCGGGCCTCACCGTGGACCGCCAGTGCGCGTCCGGGCTGGAGGCGGTGGTGCTGGCCTGCCGCCTCATCCAGGCCGGTGCGGGGGAGCTGTACCTCGCCGGGGGAGCCGAGAGCATCAGCACGGCCCCGGCCCGCGCCCACCGGCTGGACGGCGGCGGCCTGGAGTTCTATGACCGGGCCCAGTTCGCCCCGCTGGCATCGGGGGACCCGGACGCGGGAGTGGCCGCCGAAAACGTGGCAGCCCGGTTCGGCATCAGCCGCGAACGTCAGGACGCGTATGCGTTGGGGAGCCACCGCAGGGCCTGCGCCGCGGCGGACAACGGCGTGTTCGACCGGGAGATGGTGCCGCTGGCCGGGCTCAGCGCCGACCAGGGGCCGCGCAGGACGCTGACCCCGCGGCTCATGGCCCGCTTTCCCGCGGCCTTCGTGGACGGCGGGACCGTCACGGCGGGGAACTCGTGCCCCTACAGCGACGGTGCCGCGGCCGTCGTCGTGACCACGCTGGCGAAGGCGCGGCGCCTGGCGGCGCACGGCCTCGTGTTCCGGGGGAGTGCGGCAGCCGGGACGGGTCCCTCGTTGATGGGGGTGGGCGCCGCACACTCCACCCTGGCCCTTTTGCAGTCCCTGGGAACCGGCCCGGCAGGGCTGGCGCGGGGGCTGCTGGAATTCAACGAGGCCTTTGCCTCCCAGGTCCTCGCGTGCGCCGGGCTGCTGGGCATCGACCCCGCAGCCTTCAACCGCGACGGCGGCGCCCTGGCCCTGGGGCACCCCTACGGGGCGTCGGGCGCCGTGCTCGTCACGAGGTTGTTTGCCCAGTCACTGGCGCGCGGTGAATCCGGACTGGGCGGGGTGGCCATGGTCAGCGCCGCGGGCGGCATGGGCGTCAGCGCCGCCTTCGAGTGGCGCGCCTTCCGAGACCCGCATGGGGGCGGGGATCCGGCGTGGACCGTCAGGCCCGCACGATGA
- a CDS encoding energy-coupling factor transporter transmembrane component T family protein: MRGHAHLVAGYIPGHSPVHRLPLWPKAVLLLAVAVLCLASPAISVAAGAAATTAVLLLVVLGHALAGLPWRRLWRAIRLMLVFLVLIAAYQWWQHGAVVAWQVVAAIVATVLASNILTATTPVDELLDGLAAGVRPLERLGADPERFSLTVALMLRSIPYVIGAFSDVRDAARARGLERNLLARSLPVVIATVGYARATGEALSARGLGDPDLAED; encoded by the coding sequence ATGCGCGGCCACGCCCACTTGGTGGCCGGGTACATCCCGGGCCATTCTCCCGTCCATCGTCTTCCCCTGTGGCCCAAGGCGGTGCTGCTGCTGGCGGTTGCCGTGCTGTGCCTGGCCTCCCCCGCCATTTCCGTGGCTGCCGGGGCGGCCGCCACCACGGCCGTCCTGCTGCTGGTGGTCTTGGGGCACGCCCTGGCAGGGCTGCCGTGGAGGCGCCTGTGGCGTGCCATCAGGCTCATGCTGGTGTTCCTGGTGCTCATTGCCGCCTACCAGTGGTGGCAGCACGGGGCCGTGGTGGCCTGGCAGGTGGTGGCAGCCATTGTGGCCACGGTCCTGGCATCGAACATCCTCACGGCCACGACGCCGGTGGATGAGCTCCTGGACGGATTGGCAGCCGGCGTGCGGCCGCTGGAGCGGCTTGGCGCGGATCCGGAACGTTTCTCGCTCACCGTGGCGCTCATGCTGCGCAGCATCCCTTATGTGATCGGCGCGTTCAGCGACGTCCGCGACGCCGCCCGGGCCCGTGGGCTCGAACGGAACCTGTTGGCCCGGTCGCTGCCCGTGGTCATTGCCACCGTCGGCTACGCACGGGCCACGGGCGAGGCTCTGTCGGCCCGCGGCCTGGGCGACCCCGACCTGGCTGAAGACTAG
- a CDS encoding energy-coupling factor ABC transporter ATP-binding protein, with protein MNNPPRHAIVLSSAGVSIPPDGAGGDGPKTILKPLDLELAQRRIAVIGANGSGKSTLLRLLNGLVLPSTGTVRVNGLDTALDGAAVRRTVGFVFTDPLSQLVMPTPVEDVELSLRRLKLPKRERRQRALDQLAGYGLAHLASNSIYELSGGERQLVALAAVLAVEPAILVLDEPSTLLDLRNTRMLRELLAGLPQQVIMSTHDLDLAASCERVLVVDDGGIAFDGPPGYAVDRYRALVA; from the coding sequence GTGAACAACCCACCACGCCACGCGATTGTGCTCTCCTCCGCCGGGGTCAGCATTCCGCCGGACGGGGCGGGCGGTGACGGCCCCAAGACCATCCTGAAGCCGCTGGACCTGGAACTGGCGCAGCGGCGCATCGCCGTCATCGGGGCGAACGGTTCGGGCAAGTCCACGCTGCTGCGCCTCCTCAACGGCCTGGTGCTCCCCAGCACCGGAACGGTGCGGGTCAACGGGCTGGACACTGCCCTGGACGGGGCCGCGGTCCGCCGCACGGTGGGCTTTGTATTCACGGATCCCCTGTCCCAGCTGGTCATGCCCACGCCGGTGGAGGATGTCGAGCTGTCGCTGCGCCGGCTCAAGCTGCCCAAGCGGGAGCGCCGGCAAAGGGCGCTGGACCAGCTTGCCGGATACGGCCTGGCGCACCTGGCATCCAACAGCATCTACGAGCTCTCCGGCGGCGAGCGGCAGCTGGTGGCGCTGGCCGCGGTCCTGGCCGTGGAGCCCGCCATCCTGGTGCTGGACGAACCCTCCACGCTGCTGGACCTGCGCAACACGCGGATGCTGCGTGAACTGCTGGCCGGGCTGCCCCAGCAGGTGATCATGTCCACCCACGACCTTGACCTGGCCGCCAGCTGCGAGCGGGTGCTGGTGGTGGACGACGGCGGCATCGCCTTTGACGGCCCGCCCGGGTACGCCGTGGACCGGTACCGGGCCCTGGTGGCCTGA
- a CDS encoding biotin transporter BioY — MNRTSRPHALDGPAKGTTQTASTAGRAVRRQRWGAVDLSLVAVFAALLAASIAVPGINVGPLGVAITLQTLVVSLCGLVLGFGRGTAAVGLYILLGLVGLPIFSGFRAGPAVLASPSAGYIIGFIFGAAVVGLLSVWAVRSRFRGAALFGAALAGMVVIHLCGILGLALKGMGLAAAAGADVIFLPGDILKNVIAVAIALSLHRAFPDLLVRRRR, encoded by the coding sequence ATGAATCGAACATCACGGCCGCACGCCCTCGACGGGCCGGCCAAGGGCACGACGCAGACCGCCTCCACCGCCGGCCGGGCGGTCCGCCGCCAACGCTGGGGCGCCGTGGACCTCTCACTCGTTGCCGTCTTCGCGGCGCTGCTGGCCGCCTCCATCGCCGTGCCGGGAATCAATGTGGGCCCGCTTGGCGTGGCGATCACGCTGCAGACCCTGGTGGTCAGCCTGTGCGGGCTGGTGCTGGGCTTTGGCCGCGGCACCGCCGCCGTGGGCCTGTACATTCTGCTGGGCCTGGTGGGGCTGCCCATTTTCAGCGGCTTCAGGGCCGGCCCGGCCGTGCTGGCCAGCCCATCCGCCGGCTACATCATCGGCTTCATTTTCGGCGCAGCCGTGGTGGGGCTGCTGTCCGTGTGGGCCGTGCGCAGCCGCTTCCGCGGCGCTGCCCTGTTCGGTGCCGCCCTCGCCGGCATGGTGGTCATCCACCTCTGCGGCATTCTCGGCCTCGCCCTCAAGGGCATGGGGCTGGCCGCGGCGGCCGGCGCAGACGTCATCTTCCTCCCCGGCGACATCCTGAAGAACGTCATTGCCGTCGCCATCGCGCTGAGCCTGCACCGGGCCTTCCCCGACCTTTTGGTGCGCCGCCGCCGGTGA
- a CDS encoding ABC-F family ATP-binding cassette domain-containing protein produces MITVQDLELRAGARLLMDEVSFRIDKGDKIGLVGRNGAGKTTLTRVLAGEGLPAGGKVTRSGEIGYLPQDPRTPDMEQLAKDRILAARDLDKVITKLRAAEHDMASEDNNVRDKAMRRYDRLEQEFLAGGGYAAEAEAAAISSNLALPERILNQPLKTLSGGQRRRVELARILFSGAQTMLLDEPTNHLDADSIAWLRDFLKSHQGGLIVISHDTELLEATVNKVFHLDANRATIDQYNLGWKKYLAQRETDERARRRERANAEKKAGVLMDQANKMRAKATKAVAAQNMAKRAERLLAGLEDVRAQDKVAALRFPDPSPCGKTPLMAEGLSKSYGSLEIFTDVSLAIDRGSKVVILGLNGAGKTTLLRMLAGVSQPDTGEIIPGHGLKVGYYAQEHDTLDVTRTVLENMRASAGTMNDAEVRGILGSFLFSGDDVNKPAGVLSGGEKTRLALATIVASSANVLLLDEPTNNLDPASRAEILGALKNYSGAVVLVSHDEGAVEALDPERVVLLPDGDEDLWSRDYLDLITLA; encoded by the coding sequence TTGATTACGGTCCAAGACCTTGAGTTACGCGCCGGGGCGCGCCTGCTCATGGACGAAGTGTCATTTCGGATCGACAAGGGTGACAAGATCGGCCTGGTGGGGCGCAACGGTGCCGGCAAGACGACGCTGACCCGCGTGCTGGCCGGCGAGGGCCTGCCCGCCGGCGGCAAGGTCACCCGCAGCGGCGAGATCGGCTATCTGCCCCAGGATCCCCGCACCCCCGACATGGAGCAGCTGGCGAAGGACCGCATCCTGGCCGCCCGCGACCTGGACAAGGTCATCACGAAGCTGCGCGCGGCAGAACATGACATGGCCAGCGAGGACAACAACGTCCGGGACAAGGCCATGCGCCGCTATGACCGGCTCGAGCAGGAGTTCCTGGCCGGCGGCGGCTACGCGGCCGAGGCCGAGGCAGCCGCCATCTCCTCCAACCTGGCCCTGCCGGAGCGCATCCTCAACCAGCCCCTGAAGACGCTCTCCGGCGGACAGCGGCGCCGGGTGGAGCTGGCCCGGATCCTGTTTTCCGGCGCCCAGACCATGCTCCTGGATGAGCCCACCAACCACCTCGACGCCGACTCGATCGCCTGGCTGCGGGACTTCCTCAAGAGCCACCAGGGTGGGCTGATCGTGATCAGCCACGATACCGAGCTGCTCGAGGCCACGGTCAACAAGGTGTTCCACCTGGACGCCAACCGGGCCACGATCGACCAGTACAACCTGGGCTGGAAGAAGTACCTGGCCCAGCGCGAGACGGATGAGCGGGCCCGGCGCCGGGAACGCGCCAACGCTGAAAAGAAGGCCGGCGTCCTCATGGACCAGGCCAACAAGATGCGCGCCAAGGCCACCAAGGCCGTGGCCGCGCAGAACATGGCCAAGCGCGCGGAACGGCTCCTTGCGGGTCTGGAGGACGTCCGCGCCCAGGACAAGGTCGCCGCACTGCGCTTCCCGGACCCGTCACCGTGCGGCAAGACCCCGCTGATGGCCGAGGGCCTGAGCAAGTCCTACGGTTCGCTGGAAATCTTCACCGACGTCAGCCTGGCGATCGACCGCGGCTCCAAGGTGGTCATCCTGGGCCTCAACGGTGCCGGCAAGACCACGCTGCTGCGCATGCTGGCCGGCGTCTCCCAGCCGGACACCGGGGAGATCATCCCCGGACACGGACTCAAGGTGGGCTACTACGCCCAGGAGCACGACACCCTGGACGTCACCCGGACGGTGCTGGAAAACATGCGCGCCTCCGCCGGGACCATGAACGACGCCGAGGTGCGCGGCATCCTCGGTTCCTTCCTGTTCTCGGGGGACGACGTCAACAAGCCCGCCGGGGTGCTCTCCGGCGGCGAAAAGACGCGCTTGGCCCTGGCCACGATTGTTGCGTCCTCGGCCAACGTGCTGCTGCTCGATGAACCCACCAACAACCTCGACCCGGCCAGCCGCGCCGAGATCCTGGGCGCCCTGAAGAACTACAGCGGCGCCGTCGTCCTGGTCAGCCACGACGAAGGTGCCGTGGAGGCGCTGGACCCCGAACGCGTGGTCCTGCTGCCCGACGGCGACGAGGACCTCTGGAGCCGGGACTACCTGGACCTGATCACGCTGGCATGA
- a CDS encoding YbaK/EbsC family protein yields the protein MTTDVNAETVDPVVENVRAALLAAGLPDTVVVVGDKVATAATAAAVLGCDVAAIANSLIFECGGEPLLILASGAAKVDVKRVAREHGLPKITRATADFVLEHAGQPVGGVAPLGHPRPIRTFLDTELARHPVLWAGAGSHQAMLSISYADLARVTGAVPTAVR from the coding sequence GTGACTACCGATGTGAACGCAGAAACCGTGGACCCCGTCGTCGAAAACGTCAGGGCGGCGCTGCTGGCCGCCGGCCTGCCTGACACGGTGGTGGTGGTTGGCGACAAGGTCGCAACGGCCGCGACCGCGGCAGCAGTCCTGGGTTGCGACGTGGCCGCCATCGCAAACAGCCTGATCTTTGAGTGCGGCGGCGAGCCGTTGCTGATCCTGGCCAGTGGCGCCGCCAAGGTGGACGTGAAGCGCGTGGCCCGCGAACACGGCCTGCCGAAGATCACCCGCGCCACCGCCGACTTTGTGCTCGAACACGCGGGACAGCCGGTGGGCGGGGTGGCCCCGCTGGGCCACCCCCGCCCGATCCGCACCTTCCTGGACACGGAGCTGGCACGCCATCCCGTCCTGTGGGCCGGGGCCGGCAGCCACCAGGCCATGCTGTCGATCAGCTATGCGGACCTGGCACGGGTCACCGGAGCCGTGCCAACGGCCGTCCGCTGA
- a CDS encoding SURF1 family cytochrome oxidase biogenesis protein produces the protein MKTYKFLFSSKWAGYFVVAVVFAIACVALGNWQMNRNNDTMAGIAKITANYSAAPVAYQSLKGNFEHLDAAKEWTPVAMRGTYLTADQRVVRNRPLNGAPGYEVLVPLKLDNGDTVIIDRGWLPIGNKVPGHPDSVPQPQSGEVTVVARLRPPEPKLDRGAPAGQIASIELNDYASQLSYPIKTGAYGQLASESPAAAVNPTPFPAPSIDPGSHLSYALQWICFGVLAFVGFGYAARMQRRNDEYDAMEAAESGVPVEEVYGRGSAFHPRPTRKVRKPGARPTAEEEEDALLDSQGF, from the coding sequence ATGAAAACGTACAAGTTCCTTTTTTCCAGCAAGTGGGCCGGCTACTTCGTGGTGGCCGTGGTATTTGCCATTGCCTGTGTGGCACTGGGCAACTGGCAGATGAACCGAAACAACGACACCATGGCCGGCATCGCCAAGATCACGGCCAACTATTCGGCAGCCCCGGTGGCCTACCAGTCGCTGAAAGGCAACTTCGAGCACTTGGACGCCGCCAAGGAATGGACGCCGGTCGCCATGAGGGGGACCTACCTGACGGCGGACCAGCGGGTGGTCCGCAACCGGCCCCTGAACGGCGCGCCCGGCTACGAGGTCCTGGTGCCGCTGAAGCTGGACAATGGCGACACGGTGATCATCGACCGCGGGTGGCTGCCCATTGGCAACAAGGTTCCCGGGCACCCGGATTCCGTGCCCCAGCCGCAGTCCGGCGAGGTGACGGTGGTGGCCAGGCTGAGGCCGCCCGAGCCCAAGCTGGATCGCGGTGCGCCCGCCGGGCAGATCGCCTCCATCGAGCTGAACGACTATGCCTCCCAGCTCAGCTACCCGATCAAGACCGGCGCGTACGGCCAGCTGGCCAGCGAGTCACCCGCCGCCGCCGTCAATCCCACCCCGTTCCCCGCACCGTCCATCGATCCGGGCTCCCACCTCAGCTATGCGCTGCAGTGGATCTGCTTTGGCGTCCTGGCGTTTGTGGGCTTTGGCTATGCAGCGCGCATGCAGCGACGCAACGACGAGTATGACGCGATGGAAGCCGCGGAATCCGGCGTCCCTGTCGAGGAAGTCTATGGACGCGGCTCGGCGTTCCACCCGCGGCCCACCAGGAAGGTGCGCAAGCCCGGTGCCCGCCCCACGGCCGAAGAGGAAGAGGACGCGCTTCTGGATTCACAGGGCTTTTAG
- a CDS encoding acetone carboxylase: protein MTVPDPAEAICSRKGCRNTATTRLLWNNPKIHAPERRKVWLACDDHATWLQDYLQERSLWKETLPMTSEGPA, encoded by the coding sequence ATGACCGTACCCGATCCGGCGGAGGCGATCTGCTCCCGTAAGGGGTGCCGAAACACGGCCACAACCCGGTTGTTGTGGAACAACCCCAAAATCCACGCGCCGGAACGGCGCAAGGTCTGGCTGGCATGCGACGACCACGCCACCTGGCTCCAGGACTACCTCCAGGAGCGGTCGCTGTGGAAGGAAACCCTGCCCATGACATCCGAGGGACCCGCCTGA
- a CDS encoding DUF3099 domain-containing protein, whose translation MKDQSAMPSYGTPHRKQYRHSAAVPEVQSITNAQEAHSQEMHGRLVKYSLAMGIRMVCIALIFVVDGWFKLVPMVGAVVLPWIAVVIANGGSDTNHQENTALLDAAPLFELSGDLPEDDDGSPVVLEGELADDDPEEQPHGATPGQADGSGDTGPSDGERQ comes from the coding sequence ATGAAAGACCAGTCAGCCATGCCGTCCTACGGCACCCCGCACAGGAAACAGTACCGGCACAGTGCCGCCGTTCCCGAAGTGCAGTCCATCACCAACGCGCAAGAGGCCCACAGCCAGGAAATGCACGGAAGGCTCGTCAAGTACTCCCTTGCCATGGGAATCCGCATGGTGTGCATCGCTCTGATCTTTGTGGTTGACGGCTGGTTCAAGCTGGTGCCCATGGTGGGCGCCGTGGTGCTGCCGTGGATTGCGGTGGTCATTGCCAACGGAGGCTCGGACACCAACCACCAGGAAAACACCGCCCTTTTGGATGCGGCCCCCCTGTTTGAACTCTCCGGGGACCTCCCGGAGGACGACGACGGGTCCCCCGTGGTGCTCGAAGGGGAACTGGCCGACGATGATCCGGAAGAGCAGCCGCACGGAGCCACGCCAGGGCAAGCTGACGGCTCCGGCGACACCGGACCATCAGACGGGGAGCGGCAATGA
- a CDS encoding beta-ketoacyl-ACP reductase codes for MTAPASAPGQGRSVLVTGGNRGIGLAIAKAFVANGDKVAITFRTPSELPDGVLGVQADVTDAASIDAAFTEVETAHGPVEVLVANAGITKDTLLLRMSEDDFTSVVDTNLTGAFRVIKRASKGMIRLRKGRVVLISSVVGLYGSPGQVNYAASKAGLVGIARSLTRELGSRGITANVVAPGFVSTDMTGALPEETQKQYLSSIPAGRFGSAEEVANVVRWVSSDEAAYISGAVIPVDGGLGMGH; via the coding sequence ATGACTGCACCAGCAAGTGCACCCGGCCAGGGCCGCAGCGTCCTGGTCACCGGCGGAAACCGCGGGATCGGCCTCGCCATCGCGAAGGCGTTTGTGGCCAACGGGGACAAGGTCGCCATCACGTTCAGGACACCGTCGGAACTGCCCGATGGCGTTCTCGGCGTGCAGGCGGACGTGACGGACGCGGCCTCGATTGATGCCGCCTTCACGGAGGTTGAAACCGCCCACGGACCCGTCGAGGTGCTGGTGGCCAACGCCGGGATCACGAAGGACACCCTGCTGCTGCGCATGAGCGAGGACGACTTCACCTCGGTGGTGGACACCAACCTCACCGGGGCGTTCCGCGTCATCAAGCGCGCCTCCAAGGGCATGATCCGCCTCCGCAAGGGACGTGTTGTGCTGATCTCCTCGGTCGTGGGCCTGTACGGCTCCCCGGGTCAGGTCAACTACGCCGCCTCCAAGGCCGGGCTCGTGGGCATCGCCCGCTCGCTGACGCGGGAGCTGGGCTCCCGCGGGATCACGGCCAACGTCGTGGCCCCCGGCTTCGTCAGCACCGACATGACCGGCGCCCTGCCGGAGGAGACCCAGAAACAGTACCTCTCCAGCATCCCGGCCGGCCGCTTCGGTTCGGCCGAAGAGGTCGCCAACGTGGTCCGCTGGGTCTCCAGCGACGAGGCCGCCTACATCTCCGGAGCGGTGATCCCGGTCGACGGCGGACTGGGCATGGGCCACTAG
- a CDS encoding SDR family oxidoreductase, translating to MGKLDGKTAIVTGSSRGVGADVAKFLAAEGAAVVVNYRQKAPRANKVVAQITEAGGRAVAVGADLTTQEGVQSLVSAAMENYGSLDLVVLNASGGMESGMAENYALKLNRDAQVNLLNAALPLMKAGSRVVFVTSHQAHFIETVPTMPEYEPVARSKRAGEDALRALIPNLAEEDISLVVVSGDMIEGTVTATLLDRANPGAIEARRAEAGRLYSVAEFAAEIATMATADVETGHTEYVGGADYFK from the coding sequence ATGGGAAAGCTTGACGGAAAGACAGCAATCGTTACAGGATCCTCACGGGGAGTGGGAGCCGACGTGGCCAAATTCCTCGCCGCGGAAGGCGCGGCGGTGGTGGTCAACTACCGCCAGAAGGCGCCGCGGGCCAACAAGGTGGTCGCCCAGATCACCGAGGCCGGAGGCCGCGCGGTGGCCGTCGGCGCCGATCTGACCACGCAGGAAGGCGTGCAGTCGCTGGTCAGCGCCGCCATGGAGAACTACGGTTCGCTGGACCTGGTGGTCCTCAACGCCTCCGGCGGCATGGAAAGCGGCATGGCGGAGAACTACGCGCTGAAGCTCAACCGCGACGCCCAGGTCAACCTGCTCAACGCGGCGCTGCCCCTCATGAAGGCCGGGTCACGTGTGGTGTTCGTCACCAGCCACCAGGCCCACTTCATCGAGACCGTGCCCACCATGCCCGAATACGAGCCCGTTGCCAGAAGCAAGCGCGCCGGCGAGGACGCGCTGCGCGCCCTGATCCCCAACCTTGCCGAAGAGGACATCTCGCTGGTGGTGGTTTCCGGCGACATGATCGAAGGCACCGTGACGGCGACCCTGCTGGACCGCGCCAACCCGGGCGCCATCGAGGCCCGCCGTGCCGAGGCCGGCCGGCTGTACTCCGTGGCCGAGTTCGCGGCGGAAATCGCCACCATGGCCACGGCCGACGTCGAAACCGGTCACACCGAGTACGTGGGCGGCGCCGACTACTTCAAGTAG
- the serB gene encoding phosphoserine phosphatase SerB encodes MPSTFTAVSYGPTLPHASLRQVRSVLAANGFEVGAESRESHPGFDCATFALASVGSDKGDAVARLRAALAAAPVENVDTAVVPDTLRTAERKFIIMDVDSTLIQQEVIELLASHAGTEAEVAKVTAAAMRGELDFAQSLHHRVATLAGLPESVLAEVGRKVKLSVGAERLVTQAKAAGHTVAAVSGGFSQILAPLAAKLGLDFALANDLEIIDGRLTGKVSGAVVDRAAKAASLRAWSAKAGIGQGATMAIGDGANDLDMMAAAALGVAFNAKPAVRAVADAQINLPNLDVALVLAGIPGE; translated from the coding sequence ATGCCCTCCACTTTTACCGCGGTCAGCTACGGCCCGACGCTCCCCCATGCTTCCCTCCGCCAGGTCCGCTCCGTGCTGGCGGCCAACGGGTTCGAGGTGGGCGCGGAGTCCCGCGAGAGCCACCCCGGCTTTGACTGTGCCACCTTTGCCCTGGCCTCGGTTGGAAGTGACAAGGGCGACGCCGTTGCCCGCCTGCGCGCGGCCCTCGCCGCCGCGCCGGTCGAGAACGTGGACACCGCCGTCGTGCCGGACACGCTGCGGACGGCGGAGCGGAAGTTCATCATCATGGACGTCGACTCCACGCTGATCCAGCAGGAGGTCATCGAACTGCTGGCCTCCCACGCCGGCACGGAGGCCGAGGTGGCGAAGGTGACCGCGGCGGCGATGCGCGGCGAGCTGGACTTCGCGCAGAGCCTGCACCACCGCGTGGCGACGCTGGCCGGGCTGCCGGAGAGCGTGCTGGCCGAGGTCGGCCGCAAGGTCAAGCTCTCGGTGGGAGCGGAGCGGCTGGTGACGCAGGCCAAGGCCGCCGGGCACACCGTGGCGGCGGTTTCCGGCGGGTTTTCCCAAATCCTTGCCCCGCTCGCCGCGAAGTTGGGGCTGGACTTTGCCCTGGCCAACGACCTGGAAATCATCGACGGCCGGCTGACCGGCAAGGTCTCCGGCGCCGTCGTCGACCGTGCCGCGAAGGCCGCCTCGCTGCGGGCCTGGAGCGCCAAGGCCGGCATCGGCCAGGGCGCCACCATGGCGATCGGCGACGGCGCGAACGATTTGGACATGATGGCGGCCGCGGCCCTCGGTGTGGCCTTCAACGCCAAGCCGGCGGTCCGGGCCGTCGCGGACGCGCAGATCAACCTGCCCAACCTGGACGTGGCGCTGGTCCTGGCCGGGATCCCCGGCGAGTAG
- a CDS encoding ABC transporter ATP-binding protein has protein sequence MSEVLGLAGVSVVRGTKTLLDSVDWRVADGERWVVLGPNGAGKSTLLQIAGARMHPTRGVAGILDEVLGAVDVFELRPRIGLASATLAGQIPEHEKVLNVVVTASYGVTGRWREAYERDDERRAFRLLEDWGMSTFLNRPFASLSEGERKRVQIARALMSDPELLLLDEPGAGLDLAGREDLVRRLGELAADPFAPCTVLVTHHLEEVPPGFTHALLLRDGGIVAQGPIDTVLTEEHLSATFGLPLTVTRNGGRYAATARH, from the coding sequence ATGAGTGAAGTCTTGGGTTTGGCCGGTGTCAGCGTGGTCCGCGGCACCAAAACATTGTTGGATTCCGTCGATTGGCGCGTGGCCGACGGCGAACGCTGGGTGGTCCTGGGGCCCAACGGGGCAGGCAAGAGCACGCTGTTGCAGATCGCGGGGGCGCGCATGCACCCCACGCGCGGGGTGGCGGGCATCCTGGATGAAGTCCTGGGCGCCGTCGACGTGTTCGAGCTGCGTCCACGGATCGGCTTGGCGTCCGCCACGCTGGCCGGCCAGATACCGGAGCACGAAAAGGTCCTCAACGTGGTGGTCACGGCGTCCTACGGCGTCACCGGCCGCTGGCGCGAGGCCTACGAGCGCGACGACGAGCGGCGCGCCTTCCGCCTGCTTGAGGACTGGGGCATGTCCACGTTCCTGAACCGCCCGTTTGCCTCGCTCAGCGAGGGGGAACGCAAGCGCGTCCAGATTGCCCGCGCCCTCATGAGCGACCCCGAACTGCTGCTGCTCGACGAGCCCGGAGCCGGCCTTGACCTGGCCGGCCGGGAAGACCTGGTCCGCCGCCTCGGTGAACTGGCGGCCGATCCGTTTGCACCGTGCACCGTGCTTGTCACCCACCACCTGGAGGAAGTCCCCCCGGGATTCACCCACGCCCTGCTGCTGCGCGACGGCGGCATCGTGGCACAGGGTCCCATCGACACCGTGCTGACGGAAGAACACCTCAGCGCCACGTTCGGCCTGCCGCTCACCGTCACCCGCAACGGCGGCCGCTACGCGGCAACGGCACGCCACTAG